A window of the Diabrotica undecimpunctata isolate CICGRU chromosome 1, icDiaUnde3, whole genome shotgun sequence genome harbors these coding sequences:
- the LOC140438619 gene encoding uncharacterized protein, producing MTDNTIKKYFEASTSTAKGGYDASESDNSDSEETHDTGNQELDKKRAKTFEKGKSRKQYFSIKWLEDPLFSGWLLKTTDGRAKYICCNINLSTKRSDLLKYAKTVKHKLNSD from the exons ATGACTGATAATACCATAAAGAAATACTTTGAAGCGTCGACTTCAACAGCAAAAGGAG GTTACGATGCATCAGAATCAGATAATAGTGATTCTGAGGAAACTCATGACACTGGAAATCAAGAGCTGGATAAGAAAAGAGCAAAGACATTCGAAAAGGGCAAATCACGAAAACAGTATTTTTCTATCAAGTGGTTAGAAGATCCTCTTTTCTCCGGATGGTTATTAAAAACTACAGACGGTAGAGCTAAGTACATTTGCTGTAATATTAATTTGTCAACGAAAAGGTCCGATTTACTAAAGTATGCCAAAACAGTAAAGCATAAATTAAACTCTGATTAA